From the genome of bacterium:
ACCATGAACAAACCGAGCGGGAGGACAGGCCTCAACCATTCATCTCAGTCTGCGATATTCTCCAACGCCGTCAGTTGCACCGGCCCCATCAAACCAGAAGGCATGGGCGGCCAGGTCGAAGCGTTAAAAGGCTTGTATTTGGTGTTGACGATGTTGATGTCGTAAAACTTTTTCCACTGAACGCCGCGACGGTCCATATCCGCGATGCGGTTGGCCGCCAGATTGACCACATCGATGGTCAGCTGGTTTTCTCCTGTTTTCAATGCAGCATCTTCGATCTCGCACTCAAAAGGCAGAGACCAGCAAGCGGCGATCATTTTCCCGTTCAGGAACACGCGCGCGCTTTCGCATACTGCCCCCAGCTTGAGCCGCCATGCGGCCGCCGCACGATCCGGTTTACAGAATCGCGTTTGATAACGCACCTCGCCGCTGAAGGCCTTTACGTTGCGCAAAGGCCATCCGGTCCACGAGGAGAGTGCATAGACTGTGATGGAATCCGCCTGCACCCGCGGTTCTCCGTCCAGGAATCGCACTTGCCAGGGCCCTGCGATCTCGAATGTCGCGTCTGTTTCGCGCAGCGGCGCAGGAGATGGCCCCGGCTTTTTTTCCGTCTGCGTGAGAAGGATGCAGCTCTGGCCCGGCTTGAGCGAAAGAAAGACTTTTTTTTGCGCGTCCATGGACGCCGGGCCGCTAAAGCCGGTCAGTGGATTGTACAGCGTCATCGCAGCGGATCCGGCGGCCGGCTGGATCCACTCCGCCACGGCGTGATCGCTGAGGTTGGCGATAAAATAAATTCGCTGGTTGCCGGTTACCCGCCGCATGTAGGACAAGCCTTTGCCGGCCAGGGCTTCGGCCTGAATGGACTTTTCCACTAACGTAGCGGCGAGATCTGTTTTCGCGCCCATCCTCATAATTTGCTCTTTGCTCTTTTTCAATTCAGCCCGCCTCTGCTCGAGCCGTCCGAGCCCTGGAACGTCCTCCGGCAGATGTTTGCAGAACACCACCGTCGCCCCGGTTTTGATCAAAGCGCAAAGTTTTTCCATGGTTTTTTCCGGCATATACCGGCAGGGGGGCACCACCAGCATGCGGGCCTGACACCCTTTGGTCTGCAGCCTCCCTTTGCTGTAAACGACTGTCTGCAAGAGGCGGTCAGAGAGGTAATCAAACTGATACCCTTGCTCCTGCAGCCAGGCGGCGGTGTTATAAAATTCTGTCCCATACAGCCAGCTATCCGGATTGTGCACCTGCAGCCTCAGTTGGCCGTCCTGGCCGGATTTGCTGGACCAGATATCGTGCAGCGGGAAATAGAGCAGCACGTCCGGGTCGGCCTGGCCTTGCTGCAAAAAGGCCTGACATCGGCTGATGTAACGGTTGAGTTCAGGAAGATCGCGCCAAAAGGGAT
Proteins encoded in this window:
- a CDS encoding glycoside hydrolase; this translates as MRKMCLLLLYLYVGSVAAAQSTNEYVESRETRPWVYWWWMGSAVDTDNLTRHLQLYQQAGFGGVHIIPIYGVRGEESRFIPFLSERWLAMLSHTVKEAGRLGLGVDMTVGTGWPYGGPWIQPQDAAKAWSVKRCASLQETKQSGERIIAVDSTGSAGYFVLLEKPTGMRVKRAAPGGEGWVIDYLSSRAVVNYLARFDSALSGYAGPMPRAFYHDSFEAAGCNGTDDFLAEFNNRRGYDFSRWLHAFYGAAEQETVGRVLCDFRETVSDLLLENFTRPWVQWSHGYKTVTRNQAHGSPGNLLDLYSAADIPETEVFGSSLLPIPGLRIDSTVFPQSGKPDLLVNKFASSAGHVAGKRLIASETCTWLAEHFKVSLSQVKPEVDRLFVAGINHIFFHGMTYSPADADYPGWIFYASTQFDPFNPFWRDLPELNRYISRCQAFLQQGQADPDVLLYFPLHDIWSSKSGQDGQLRLQVHNPDSWLYGTEFYNTAAWLQEQGYQFDYLSDRLLQTVVYSKGRLQTKGCQARMLVVPPCRYMPEKTMEKLCALIKTGATVVFCKHLPEDVPGLGRLEQRRAELKKSKEQIMRMGAKTDLAATLVEKSIQAEALAGKGLSYMRRVTGNQRIYFIANLSDHAVAEWIQPAAGSAAMTLYNPLTGFSGPASMDAQKKVFLSLKPGQSCILLTQTEKKPGPSPAPLRETDATFEIAGPWQVRFLDGEPRVQADSITVYALSSWTGWPLRNVKAFSGEVRYQTRFCKPDRAAAAWRLKLGAVCESARVFLNGKMIAACWSLPFECEIEDAALKTGENQLTIDVVNLAANRIADMDRRGVQWKKFYDINIVNTKYKPFNASTWPPMPSGLMGPVQLTALENIAD